The following are encoded in a window of Labrus bergylta chromosome 16, fLabBer1.1, whole genome shotgun sequence genomic DNA:
- the nupr1b gene encoding nuclear protein 1b: MSHVDVKNMKPTSFEDEYYDQYEYYNLTDKYAEGSARKGRTKKEASDNTNRPNPGGHERKIVEKLQNSEKKDKE; this comes from the exons atgagTCACGTCGACGTGAAAAACATGAAGCCAACAAGCTTTGAAGACGAGTACTACGACCAGTATGAATATTACAACTTAACCGATAAATACGCAG AAGGCTCAGCCCGTAAAGGCAGGACAAAGAAGGAGGCCAGCGACAACACCAACAGACCCAACCCTGGAGGACATGAGCGTAAAATAGTGGAGAAACTCCAGAACAGCGAGAAGAAAGACAAGGAGTGA